The stretch of DNA CGCCGCCGTGGCCGTCGTCTCGCGCAAGGTGCGCGACAAGGCCCGCCTGATCGCCGCGACGATGCTCGAGACGCGGCCGGAGGACCTGGCCTGGGAGAAGGGCCGCTGGTACGTGAAGGGCGACCCGGAGAAGGGCGCGATGATCGAGGAGATCGCCGAGCGCGCCTACAGCGGCGAGCAGATGCCCGAGGGCTTGGAGGGCGGCCTCGACGCCCAGGTCATCTACGACCCGCCCAACCTGACCTACCCGTACGGCGCCTACATCGCCGTCGTCGACGTCGACCCGGACACCGCCCGGGTCAAGGTGCGCCGGTTCATCGCCGTCGACGACTGCGGCGTGCGCATCAACCCGATGATCGTGGACGGCCAGATCCACGGCGGCCTGGCCGAGGGCGTCGGCATCGCGCTGATGGAGCTCCTGAGCTTCGACGAGGAGGGCAACTGCCTGAACTCGTCGTTCATGGACTACCTGATCCCGACCGCGCTCGAGTGCCCCGACTTCGAGCTCGGCGAGACGGTCACGCCCTGCCCGCACCATCCGCTGGGTGCCAAGGGGGTGGGTGAGTCGCCCAACGTGGGGTCGCCGCCGGCGATCGTGAACGCCGTCATCGACGCGCTGCACGAGTCGCACGGCGTCGACCACATCGACATGCCCTGCACGCCCGCGCGGGTGTGGGCGGCGATGCAGGGGAGGCCGGAGCCGCCGCAATGATCACCGCCGCCATGTCACGGCGGGCCGAGGAGCTCGCCGCCGAGGGGGTGCCGTTCGTGACGGCGACGGTCGTCCGCGCCCAGCGGCCGACGAGCGTCCGGGCCGGGAATGTCGCCCTCGTCCTCGCCGACGGCCGCATCGAGGGCTTCGTCGGCGGCGTCTGCACCGAGCACAGCATCCGCGCGTACTCGATCCAGGCGATGGAGACGGGGGAGGCGGTGCTCCTGCGCATCCTGCCGTTTGCCGAGGAGGCGGGTGCCTCGCCGGACGACTTCACCGACGCCGACGGCTCGGTGACCGTCCAGAACCCGTGCCTCTCCGGGGGCGCCGTCGAGGTGTTCCTGGAGCCGGTGCTGCCGGCGCCGCGGCTGCTCGTCTGCGGCGACACGCCCATTGCGGAGGCGGTGCGGCGGCTGGGGGGCGAGCTCGGCTACGCGCTCGCCGACGGCGACGCGCTCGACCCGCGCGCCGACGACCTCGGCCTGGTGGTCGCCGCGCACGGGCGCGACGAGCTGCGCACGCTCCGGCGGGGGCTTGAGTCCGGCGTGCCCTACGTCGGCCTCGTCGCCAGCCCGCGGCGGGGCACGGGGGTCGTCGCCGAGCTGCGCGCCGACGGCGTGCCGGACGAGCTCCTGGCGCGCATCGACGTCCCCGCCGGGCTCGACATCGGCGCCCGCACGCCGTCCGAGGTGGCGCTCTCGATCCTGGCCCGGATCGTCGCGGTCCGCCATGAGGTGCGGCCCGCGCCCGCCGCCCCGGCACCGGCCGCCGCCGCGACGCCGCAGTTGGCCGTCGACCCGATCTGCGGGATGACCGTCGCCGCCGTCGAGGGCACGCCCTCGGTCACCCGCGGCGGCGAGACCGTCTACTTCTGCTGCGAGGGCTGCAAGGCGAAGTACGAGTCGCAGGGCGAGCATGCCGCCGTCGCGGACTGAGGTCACCGGCGCCGCGGCCGACGAGGTCCGCGCCCTCGTCCCCGACATCGAGATGCTCGCGCAGCGGCTGGCCGCGGTCGACTACCTGGTCGACGAGGCGCTCGCGACGTCGATCTTCCTCGGCGTCCGCCTGCCCCAGCCGCTGCTGCTCGAGGGCGAGGCCGGCGTCGGTAAGACGGCCGCCGCCCTCGCGCTCGCGGCGGTGCTGGACACGCCGCTCGTGCGGCTCCAGTGCTACGAGGGCATCGACGCCGCGGAGGCGCTCTACGAATGGAACTACCCGCGCCAGCTGCTCAGCATCCGGCTGGCGGACGCGCGCGGCACGGAGCTGCGTGAGGAGGACCTGTTCGGGCCGGACTACCTGATCCGGCGTCCGCTCCTGCGCGCGCTGGAGCATCCCGGGCCGCGGCCGGCCGTCCTGCTGGTCGACGAGATCGACCGCGCCGACGACGACTTCGAGGCGTTCCTCCTCGAGCTGCTCGGCGAGGCCGCCGTCACGATCCCGGAGATCGGGACGATCGCGGCGACGCACCCGCCGGTCATCGTGCTCACGTCGAACCGCACCCGCGACCTGCACGATGCGGTCAAGCGCCGCTGCCTGTACCACTGGATCGAGTTCCCGGCGCCCGAGCGGGTGGTCGAGATCGTGCGCCGGCGGGTCAAGGACGCTCCCCAGACGCTGGCCGTGCAGGTGGCGAACGCCGTCTCGCGGATGCGCGCGAGCGACGTCCAGAAGCCGCCCGGGATCGCCGAGGCGATCGACTGGCTCTCGGCGCTCAACCTGCTCGGCGTCCAGCGCCTCGATGCGGCCACGGCCGACCGCACGCTCGGCTCTGTGCTGAAGTACGGCGAGGACCAGGAGGTCGTGCGCGGCGAGGGCCTGGAGAGGCTCGTGGGCGGCGGTGACTGACGCGACCGGGCCCGAGTGGGCCTTCGGAGTCGAGACGATCGAGCTCGACCTGCCGCCGCTCGTCTCGGCGTTCTGCCGCCGGCTGCACGAAGCCGGGATGCCGGTGACGCCGGCGCGGGCCGCCGACCTGGCCCGGGCGCTTGTGCTCGTTCGCCCGATCGCCCGCCGCCGCCTCTACTGGACGGCCCGGGCGGTGCTTGTCTCCGACCCCGCCGACGCGCGCGTCTTCGACGTCGTGTTCCGGGAGGTGTTCGGCGATCCGCGCGGCGGCGAGCCGGTTGCGCCGGCCGACATCGATCCCGCGACGACCGCTGCGGACGGCCCGCCGTCCGCCGAGCGCACCCCGGGAGAGAGCGGCCCGGAGCGCGACGCCCCCGGCGCCTGGACGGCACTGTCCGGCTCCTCGGAACCCACCGCGGACGCGTCCGAGGTCGAGGTGCCGCTCGCGGCCGCGAGCGACGAGGAGCGCCTGGCCGAGACGAGCTTCGATGCGCTCACGCCGGCTGAGCTGGCCCGCCTCTACGAGCTGATGTCGCAGCTGCGCCTGGCGACGCCGCGGCGGTCGACCCGCCGCCACGTCCGCGACCACCACGGCCGCCGCGTCGACATGCGCCGCACGCTGCGCCGCAGCCTGCGCACCGGCGGCGACCCGGCCCGGCTCGCCCGCCGGCGGCGGCGGGTCGTGCCCCGCCGGCTCGTGATGCTGTGCGACATCTCCGGCTCGATGGAGCCCTACAGCCGCGCCTACCTGCAGTTCCTCACCTGCGCGGCCGGCGCCGGCCCGAACGCCGAGGCGTTTGCGTTCGCGACCCGGCTCACCCGGCTCACGCGCGCGCTCGCCTCGCGCCGTCCCGAGCGGGCGATGCGGCGCGCGGCCGCGGCCGCGCCGGACTGGTCGAGCGGCACCCGGATCGGCGACGCGCTCAAGGAGTTCAACGACCGCCACGGCCGCCGCGGCATGGCTCGCGGCGCGGTGATCGTGATCCTCTCCGACGGCTGGGAGCGGGGCGACCCGGAGCTGGTCGGCCGCGAGATGGCCCGTCTGGCCCGACTGGCCCACCGGATCGTGTGGGTGAACCCGCGTATGAGCGCGAGCTCGTTCTCGGTCCGCGCCGGCGGCATGGTGGCGGCGCTCCCCTACTGCGACGCGCTCGTGAGCGGCCACAGCTTCGCGGCGCTGGCCGAGGTCACGCGCGCGATCGCCGGCGAGCGGTCGCTGCCCGAACCGGCCGCGGAGGACGAGCTGGAACAGTGGGCGAGCGCGACGCCGGTGCCGGGGAGCTCGGTGGCGATGCCGAGCGGTCACGGGCCACGCAAGGGCCGGACGACGCCGGGCTGGGTGACCGATGGCTGAACGTTCGGCCGGGCCGAAGATCTGCATCTACCCCGGCTGCGACCGGCCGGCCGTGCCGGCGCACCCGCAGGGCGGGCCCCAGCCCGCGTTCTGCGACCTCGAGGAGCACAATGCCCTCCGTGCGCACCAGGAGCGCATGCGGCTTGCCGCGCTGGAGCAGACGGACGACGAAAGGAGCCACTAGTGGCGAACGAGGCCTACCGCGCGGTCTTCCTGCGCGTCCACCCGACCGGCAAGATGGTGCTCAGCCTCACCACCGAGGCCGACGGCAACGAGCCGAAGTACGCGCAGCTCGTCGCCGACGAGCTCGGTGTCCCCGCGCTGGACGTCAAGGTCGTCCCGGCCGACACCGACCGGTTCGGGACCGGGCATGGCTACAACACGACCCCGTCCCCCGGCGCGACGGCGGCGATCTCGAGCGCGACGGAGAAGATCCGGGCCAAGGCGCGCCTGCTCGCGGGCATGCAGCTCGGGGCTCCCGCGGACTCGCTGACGTGGTCGAACGGCGCCTGGGTGAGCGGCGCCGGGAGCGAGTCAGCCCAGGTGGGGACGATCGCCGACATCGCCATGTACGCCCACGGCTCCGGTGAGCTTCCGCCCGGTGTCGAGGGCGGCCTGGACGCGCAGACCGTCTACCGGGACTGATACCGCAGGTACACGGCGCCGCCCGCGAAGCGGCGTTCGTCGAGGAGGTCGAGGTCGGCCCGCAGCCCGTCGGGCAGCGCCCGCGTGCCGCCGCCCACGACGACCGGGACGAGGAACACCTGGATCTCGTCGACGATGCCCGCGCGCAGCGCGTGCGCGGCGAGACCCGGCCCGCCCACCGAGAGGTCGCGGCCGGCCGTCTGCTTCATCCGCCGGACGGCCTCCGGGTCGAAGTCCCGCTCGATCCGCGTGCGCGGCGTCGACGCTGCGGCCAGCGTGTGCGAGTAGACGACCTTGTCGGCGTCCCGCCAGATCTCGGCGTAGTCACGCATGACATCGGGCTCGCCGGAGACGTCCATCGTCTCCCAGACCGCCATCGTCTCGTACATGCGGCGGCCGTAGAGGTGGGTGCCGACGTCGCGCTCGAGGTCGTTCACGAAGGCGTGCAGCTCTGCGTCCGGCGCGGCCCAGTCGAACTTCCCCTGCGCGTCGGCCGTGTAGCCGTCGAGCGACGCGATGGCTGAGTAGATCAGGCGGGCCAAGCTGCTGCCAGCGAGACGCGCACCTCGTCGGCCACCTTGAGCGCGCCGAAGAGGGCGGAGTAGGGCTTCATCCCGAAGTCGGTCTGTCGGATCACCCCGGCGGCCGTGAGGGTGCCGTCGTTCACCGCCACGTCGAGCGCGAGCGGCGCCGTGCGGCCGAGCAGCGTCAGGTCGCCGGTCACGCGCAGGCCGTCGCCGGCGGCGGCGACGCCGGTCGACCGGAAGGTGATCTGGTCGCGCCGCAGCACCTCGTCGTCGATGGTCTGCTCGATGTTGGCCCTGTCGTCGTCGTCGAGCGCCTGCATCCCGCCGGTGCCCTCCTGCACCTTGAGCGAGCCGCCGTCGGCGCGCACCTCCAGGCGTGACGGGCGCGAGTCGGCGGCGATCTCGAGCGTGCCTTCCCACCCGGTCACGAGCAGGACCAGGTCGTGGCCCGCCTTGGCGACGGCACCCGTGCGGCCCGTGTTCACCGCGAGGGTACCGTTGTCCGGGCCGAAGCGATACGTGCCAGCCGGGATGGACACGGGCCAAGCCTATAGTTTGTGCCTGTTTCGGCGACCCACCGGAGGAGCTCGATGGCCGTAGTGCTCGACCACCCGTTCACGACCGAACGCTCGATCGACTCGAGCTTCGCCACGATCCTCGATCTCGAAAAGGTGATCCCGTGCGTCGAGGGCGCCACGGTGCTCGAGCGCACGGGCCCCGAGGCGGTGAAGGCCGAGATCAAGGTGAAGATGGGGGCGATGTCGCTGACATTCACGGGCACGCTCGAGGTGACCGAGCAGGATGCCGCCGCCCACCACCTGGTCATGACGGTGAAGTCGCGCGAGGCGGGCGGCCAGGGTTACGCCAACGCCACGATCGCGTTCGACCTGAACGACGGCGGCGGCAACATCCACACGAACGCCCAGATCACCGGCAAGGCGGCGTCGATGGGCGAGGGCGTCGTGAGCGGCGTGCTCGACGCGCTCGTCAAGGACTTCGCGGGCAAGCTCGGGAAGCTCTGAGCGCGCGATGGCGCGGGTGGTGATGCGGGAGGTGCGTCCCGGCGAGGTGCCGAAGGACGGCGGCACGGCGATCCAGGAGGATCCCGGGCGACCGGTCTTCCGCGGGAACGGCCCCGACGACTACGTCTGCGTCAGCTGCGGCAACGTCCTCGCCGAGGCGATGGACGCCGAGTACATGACCTACCGCGTGCGGGTGCGCTGCGGGCGCTGCCGGACGGTGAACGTCTCGGCGACCGACGAACACGATCCCGGCAAGCGCAAGGGCTGATCAGCCGGCCAGAGGAGCGAGGGCGTCGCGGTGGCGGGCGTACGCGGCCGCGCCGTCGCCGTCCGGCGCGGCGACCCTGATCAGCGGTGGGTGACCCATCGCCGAAGTCGCCAGGTCGCGCAGCGCGTCGTGGTAGGCCCGCTCGCGCAGGACGCCGGCGAGGCCGAACGCCTTCGCCGGCAGGCCGCGGGAGCGCAGGTCGGAGGTGGCGGCGAGCTCGCGGCAGAGCGCCGCGTGGGCAGCGATCTCGAAGCCGACCGCCGCGTCGGCCGGGTAGAGCTCGAGCGCGGCCAGGCGGGCCGACGTGAAGTGCTCCGGGCCGTCGACCTCGACGATCGTCCCGGACGGCGCGTGCACGAGGTCGCACGGCAGCAGCAGGTTCTCGCGGGCGGCGTGGAGGACGGTGACGTCGCCGCGCAGCCGGGCGAAGATGCGCTCGAGGACGGCGAGCGCCGCGATCACGGGGGCGACGATGGCCGGGTCGCGGCGCGCCTTCGCCACCCGCTCGAGGCCGACGTGACCCTGCTCGCACAGCCAGTCGAACGTCGCCGGCGCGAGGACGACGCCGTCACGCGCCGCGCCGTCCGCAAACGCGGCCCGCGTGTCCGCCGTCGCCATGGCCGGATGCTACGCCCCAATCGGGGTCAGACCCCGAACGGCGGCCGTGACACTTCTGTTGCAGTTCCGTTCGGGGTCAGACCCCGGGTTCGAGCATGGCGTGGAGGGCGGCCACGCCGGCGCCGTTCGAGCGGGCGACGAGCACGATCTCGCCGTCGCCGGGCTCGACCGACCACTCGGCCCAGGCGCAGCACTCGCGCTCGGCGGCGGCGAGGGCTCTCAGCTCGGCGGCGGCGCCCGGATCGGCGCGGAAGCGCAGGCGCAGGCCCTCGGGAGTCTCGTCCCGGCCGAGGCCGGATCGGGCGATGAGGCGGCGCCAGCGCTCCCTCCGCGATGACAGGGCAGTGGGTGAGAGGCTGCATGCGATGTCCATGCCTGCACTCTGCCACTTCAAGCCGGCTTGAAGTCAAGCGATCCGCGGGCTACGGTGACCGGGATGACCGAGGGGTCGCTGCTCACGATCGGCGAGGTCGCCCGCCGCGCAGGTGTGCGCACGTCGACGCTGCGCTACTACGACGACGAGGGGCTGGTCGTGCCCACGGCCCGCGTCGGCGGCCGCCGCCGCTACGGCCCCGTCGCCGTCGAGCAGCTGGCGACAATCCGCTTCTGCCGCGCGCTCGGGTTCACGCTCGACGAGATCCGCGTCATCCTGGCGGCGCCGCGGGGCAAGGCCCAGAAGGCGCGCTGGCGCGGCGTCGTCGACGCCAAGATCGCCGAGCTCGACGCCGTGGCCGCGAGGGCGGCCGCGATGGCCGCGGTGCTGCGGGTGAGCCGCGACTGCGACTGCATCGACGTGTCGGAGTGCGCGAGCAGGGCGGCGGAGTGGGGAGGCGGATGGACCGGGTCCGGGTTGACAGGTGGCTGTGGGCGGCCCGCTTCTTCAAGACGCGCGGCCTGGCCCACGACGCGGTCGTCGGTGGGCACGTGCGCGTGAACGGCGAGCGGGTGAAGCCGGCCCGCGACGTCCGCGCGGACGATGTCATCGAAGTACGGGTCGGCGACGTCGTGCGCACGGTCGTCGTCCTCGGCGTGGCCGAGCGGCGCGGCCCGGCGAAGGTGGCGGCGACCCTCTACCGGGAGACCGCGGAGTCGCTCGCCGCGCGCGCCCGCCGTGCCGAGGAGCGCCGCTTGGAGCCCGCGTTCGGCGACTACCGCATCGGCGGCCGGCCGACCAAGCTCGACCGCCGCCGCACCGACTCCCTGCGCGGACGCAGGCCACGGCGCTAGGTTCCCCGCGACCCGTAGACTGGCGCGGTGTCGCCCGGCAGGTGGACCCGGAGTCTCACGTGCGCCGAATGGCGCCGTCTCGGCCGGTTCGCGGCCGCGATCGTCCTCCTGCACGTGGCGGGGTGGGCGCTCTTCTTCCACTACGCCCACCGGTACGCGCCGCTGGCCGGAGCGGGGCTGACCGCCTACCTGTTCGGGCTGCGGCACGCGTTCGACGCCGACCACATCGCCGCCATCGACAACACGACCCGGAAGATGCTCGCGCAGGGCCGGCGGCCGATGGGCATCGGCTTCTTCTTCTCGCTCGGCCACGCCAGCCTCGTGTTCGCGCTGGTCGCGGCGCTGTCGCTCGCCACCCGCGCGGCGGACACGCGGATTCCGGCGCTCCAGCACTACGGCGGCTACGTCAGCGCCGGCGTCTCCGGCACGTTCCTGTGGATCATCGGGGTCCTGAACCTGGTCGTGCTGCTCGACGTGCTGCGGATCTTCCGGGAGATGCGCGGCGGCGAGTACGACCGCGAGCGGCTCGAGAACCGCCTGCTGGAGCGCGGCATGATGAGCCGCTTCTTCGGCCGCTTCTTCCGCCTGATCGACGCGAGCTGGAAGATGTACCCGCTCGGCCTGCTCTTCGGGCTCGGCTTCGACACGGCCACGGAGGTCGGCCTGCTCGCGCTCGCCGCAGGCGTCGCCACCGACACGGTGCCGCTCGCCGGCATCCTCTCGCTGCCGATGCTGTTCGCGGCGGGGATGGGGATGATGGACACCCTCGACGGCGCGTTCATGACCGGCGCGTACGGCTGGGCATTCTCGAACCCGGTACGCAAGGTCTACTACAACATCACGGTCACGAGCCTCTCGATCGTGGTCGCCCTGGCGATCGGGACGGTCGAGCTCCTGCAGGTGCTCTCGGCGCGGCTCGCGCTCTCGGGCGGGTTCTGGGACTGGCTGAACGGGCTCGACTTCGAGACGCTCGGCTACTTCGTCGTGGCGTTGTTCCTGGTCATGTGGGCGGGGTCGGTGTCGATCTGGAAGCTGCGCCGGATCGAGGATCGCTGGGGCGGGTAGCGAATTCGGCGGGCGCCATGGGGCCGGCGCCCACGTCAATTGACACTCGCGGCGGATGTCAATTGCGAGATGGGGGAACCTTCTGCCCGCCGTCCTCGTCCTACGTCGTGTGAAGGCTTCGCTCGTGATCGCCACCCTGGCGGCGATCGGCGTCGCTGCCGCCGGATGCGGGTCGGGATCCGGCGGGAACGACACCCGCATCGCGATCCACGCCTCCGTGCGCGCCGGCTGCACGACCGAGGGGCCGCCGACAGTCGGCAGGCCGTATCCCGGCTCGATCGTGATCGCCGGGACGCAGAGCCGCAAGGTGGTGCGGATCGGCGGCCGTGACGTCGCCCAGATCGCCGTCGACCCGGGCGGCTACCGGGCCGGCGCGGCCTGGGTGGCCGGCACCCGGCTGATCTCCGCGCAGGTCGACGGCCGGGTCGTCCACGTCGGCGCGAGCGGCCTCGTCCACTTCACCGCGGCGAGCGGGGCGGACACGAACCTCCGCCTCGTCGTCGCCCTTCGCCGCACCGAGTGCAACTCGCCCGGTGCGGCGGGCTGACGCGTCTCCGCGCCAGCCCGCCGCGAAGGGCTAGCGGATGCCGATCTTCCACTGGCCACGGCCGTGGGTGGCCGCGACCACGTACCGCCGGCTCGGGCTGACCCCGAGCGACCACGTGGCGACGTTCGGTAGGCCGTGGCCCAGCCGCGCCCAGTGGCTGGAGCCGTCCCGGGCGACGAACACACCCAGGTCGGTCGCCACGATCAGCTTGTGGTGGACGAGCACGACGTCCTCCGCCGGGTTGTCCGGCAGGTTGCCCGTCACGTCCTTCCACGTCTTGCCGCCGTTCCACGACTCGAACACGTGGCCGTTCCCGCCGCCGGGGATCCAGCGGCGCAGGAACCCTCCGAACGTGACCATCACGTGGTTCGCGTCGTTGCGATCGACCGCAAGCCCCGTGATGAAGCGGTTCGGCAGGTTCGGCGCGTGCACGGTGTGCCACGTGCCGCCGGCGTTCGTGTCGATGCCGGACTGGAACGGCACACCCTGATGCGGCTCACAGGGGAGCGCACACCACCCGGCGTAGATCGTCTTGCCGTTCACGGCCAGCGCCGTCGTCGACGCATGCGTGTCGTGGATGATCTTCCAGTCGCACGCCGTTGCCGAGCAGTGGGTGTTCCATCCGGCGTGGTCATCCCAGATGAACTCACCGCCGGCTACCCAGTGGGTCGGGTTGCGCACGTCGGCGGTGAACGGCGCGATGAACTGCGGCGCCGGGTCGCACGGGTTGGGCGTGTACGTGAACGCGCCGCATGACGGCGAGATCTCGCGGTAGTTCTTGCCCGCATCCGTGCTCAGTGCCATGTCGAGATCGACGTACTCGTTGACGACATGGCTCGCGTTCGCCGGATCGACGATCACGTCGCCGCCGTCACCGGTGAACCCCTGCGTGACCAGCGGCGTGCCCGGTCGGGTGAGCGTGGCGCCGTTGTCCTGCAGACCGCCCCAGACCGCGTCGCCGTCGCCCATGTGGCCGATGCCGGCGCTGTAGTACTGGGTCGTGCGCAGCGTGGCGTTCAGGTCGACCCAGCCGGCCTGCCCGTGGGCGGACAGCGGCCGCCGCCACACGCCACCGTCGCTACCGGTGTACATCGTGTGGCCGGTGATCAGCACGCCGTGCTGATCGGAGTGCGCCGTCGGCGGGCAGCCCGTGGCGGTGCTGAAGCACGGCAGCGGCGAGTTGAAGTACGGCGCGATCGTCGACCAGGTCTGGCCGCCGTTGAAGGACTGGTAGACCTCCTCGAGCCCCGCGTAGACGTGCATGGGGTTGTTCGGGTCGACCTGGACGTACTGGTTGTACCAGGTCTGCGCCCCCGGGAACTGGCCCAGGGCCGGCTCGGCGGAGCCGGAGTGGGCGAGTTTGGTGGCGTCCGCGATCAGCGTCCACGGCCCGGCCGGGTTCCCGCTCTTCGAGACGTAGATGCCCTGCAGATTCGTGAACCCCTCGGCGGCGGTCGGATTGACGAGCCGCTTCGGCGATTCGATGATCGCGTAGATGACGCCCTTGCCGGCCGAGAAGCTCGTTCGGCCGATGTCGTTGACGTCGATGTCGCCCGTGGGGGTGATGCGGTGGAACGTCCCCCGCTTGCCCCAATGCTGCGACACATAGAAGCCGTTGTACGTCAGGTCCGACGGGAGCGTCCCGCCGCGCCAGCCGAGGGCTGCGAGGACGACACGGCCTCCGGTCTCGGGCTGGAACGTCACATCGGTGATATGCGACGTGCGGTACGGCGATCCGGTCGGGTTCGGATCCGGCTTCAGGACCAGATGCCACGGCCCGCCCGGCGATGCCGAGTGCCGGAAGAGGCCGGAGTTCGTCGCCGCGTACACGTGGCCGGCGCCGTCGAAGTGGATGTGGTACACGTTGCGGCTGTCGAGCGCGCTGCCGCCGATGCGCTGCCACACATGCGCGCCGGCCGCCAGCCGGTAGATGCCGAAGCCGTTGAAGTTCTCGAACGCGGTGTTCGCCTCGCCGAGTCCGACCCACACCGAGCCGTCGGCCGAATTGGTTGCGAGGGCGCCTATCGAGAGTCGGGGCAGGCCCACGGACCACGACGTCCAGTGTCCGCCGCCGTCGGTCGACTTCCAGACACCGCCGTCAGCTGCACCGGCGAAGATCGCGCCGCCGGCGGCAGTGAGTGCGGTCATGCGGCCGGTGACCAGCCCGTACCCGGAGCCGAAGTCGCTCCAGACGGGATCCTTGTAGCCCGGGACTGGATCGTTCAGAAACGGGCGGTCCGTCAGCTGCTGCCACGAGCCTCCCGAAGTCTGCAGATGCGACGCGGCCGCCATCGCCGCGGCGTACGCCTGAGCCGGGACGGTAGACCCCGGCGCCGTCCGGATGTACGACTCCATTGCGGCCCGTGCCAGCACCTCGTTCTCGTCGCCATGCCCCGCGTCGTTGGCGGTGGCGTTGTGCGCCCTGGCGAGCTCTCCCACACGTGGCGACGCATGTGGCACCGCCTTGCCTGCCATCGCCGCCGGTACGACGGCCAACGCAAGCAACATTCCCGCGCCAGCGGCAGCTCCTACACCACGCCGCAACCACGAGCTCCGACTCATCCTTCGCCCCCTTCGGTAGGCTCAAGCCCCGCGAATAACGAGACAAGCTTCGGTTTGCGATGCTAGTCCGGCGCTGGGTGGGGCGCAAGCAGAATTTTCGCAATCCGAACGACTTTGCGTACCCTCCGCGCGTGTCCTCGGACGACCCCGTGAACAGCGACGACCGGCCGGTCGTGATCGACCGCCGCGAGGGCGTGAACGGC from Gaiellales bacterium encodes:
- a CDS encoding molybdopterin cofactor-binding domain-containing protein; amino-acid sequence: LGLAMNDGADLRVHPSGKAVVSISAQTQGQGHETTFAQIVAEELGIPPEDVEVRHGDTDRSPYGLGTYGSRSTPVSGAAVAVVSRKVRDKARLIAATMLETRPEDLAWEKGRWYVKGDPEKGAMIEEIAERAYSGEQMPEGLEGGLDAQVIYDPPNLTYPYGAYIAVVDVDPDTARVKVRRFIAVDDCGVRINPMIVDGQIHGGLAEGVGIALMELLSFDEEGNCLNSSFMDYLIPTALECPDFELGETVTPCPHHPLGAKGVGESPNVGSPPAIVNAVIDALHESHGVDHIDMPCTPARVWAAMQGRPEPPQ
- a CDS encoding XdhC family protein, which codes for MITAAMSRRAEELAAEGVPFVTATVVRAQRPTSVRAGNVALVLADGRIEGFVGGVCTEHSIRAYSIQAMETGEAVLLRILPFAEEAGASPDDFTDADGSVTVQNPCLSGGAVEVFLEPVLPAPRLLVCGDTPIAEAVRRLGGELGYALADGDALDPRADDLGLVVAAHGRDELRTLRRGLESGVPYVGLVASPRRGTGVVAELRADGVPDELLARIDVPAGLDIGARTPSEVALSILARIVAVRHEVRPAPAAPAPAAAATPQLAVDPICGMTVAAVEGTPSVTRGGETVYFCCEGCKAKYESQGEHAAVAD
- a CDS encoding MoxR family ATPase; protein product: MPPSRTEVTGAAADEVRALVPDIEMLAQRLAAVDYLVDEALATSIFLGVRLPQPLLLEGEAGVGKTAAALALAAVLDTPLVRLQCYEGIDAAEALYEWNYPRQLLSIRLADARGTELREEDLFGPDYLIRRPLLRALEHPGPRPAVLLVDEIDRADDDFEAFLLELLGEAAVTIPEIGTIAATHPPVIVLTSNRTRDLHDAVKRRCLYHWIEFPAPERVVEIVRRRVKDAPQTLAVQVANAVSRMRASDVQKPPGIAEAIDWLSALNLLGVQRLDAATADRTLGSVLKYGEDQEVVRGEGLERLVGGGD
- a CDS encoding VWA domain-containing protein, with the translated sequence MTDATGPEWAFGVETIELDLPPLVSAFCRRLHEAGMPVTPARAADLARALVLVRPIARRRLYWTARAVLVSDPADARVFDVVFREVFGDPRGGEPVAPADIDPATTAADGPPSAERTPGESGPERDAPGAWTALSGSSEPTADASEVEVPLAAASDEERLAETSFDALTPAELARLYELMSQLRLATPRRSTRRHVRDHHGRRVDMRRTLRRSLRTGGDPARLARRRRRVVPRRLVMLCDISGSMEPYSRAYLQFLTCAAGAGPNAEAFAFATRLTRLTRALASRRPERAMRRAAAAAPDWSSGTRIGDALKEFNDRHGRRGMARGAVIVILSDGWERGDPELVGREMARLARLAHRIVWVNPRMSASSFSVRAGGMVAALPYCDALVSGHSFAALAEVTRAIAGERSLPEPAAEDELEQWASATPVPGSSVAMPSGHGPRKGRTTPGWVTDG
- a CDS encoding molybdopterin cofactor-binding domain-containing protein; this encodes MANEAYRAVFLRVHPTGKMVLSLTTEADGNEPKYAQLVADELGVPALDVKVVPADTDRFGTGHGYNTTPSPGATAAISSATEKIRAKARLLAGMQLGAPADSLTWSNGAWVSGAGSESAQVGTIADIAMYAHGSGELPPGVEGGLDAQTVYRD
- a CDS encoding dihydrofolate reductase family protein, coding for MARLIYSAIASLDGYTADAQGKFDWAAPDAELHAFVNDLERDVGTHLYGRRMYETMAVWETMDVSGEPDVMRDYAEIWRDADKVVYSHTLAAASTPRTRIERDFDPEAVRRMKQTAGRDLSVGGPGLAAHALRAGIVDEIQVFLVPVVVGGGTRALPDGLRADLDLLDERRFAGGAVYLRYQSR
- a CDS encoding YceI family protein, whose protein sequence is MSIPAGTYRFGPDNGTLAVNTGRTGAVAKAGHDLVLLVTGWEGTLEIAADSRPSRLEVRADGGSLKVQEGTGGMQALDDDDRANIEQTIDDEVLRRDQITFRSTGVAAAGDGLRVTGDLTLLGRTAPLALDVAVNDGTLTAAGVIRQTDFGMKPYSALFGALKVADEVRVSLAAAWPA
- a CDS encoding SRPBCC domain-containing protein, producing the protein MAVVLDHPFTTERSIDSSFATILDLEKVIPCVEGATVLERTGPEAVKAEIKVKMGAMSLTFTGTLEVTEQDAAAHHLVMTVKSREAGGQGYANATIAFDLNDGGGNIHTNAQITGKAASMGEGVVSGVLDALVKDFAGKLGKL
- a CDS encoding MerR family transcriptional regulator, coding for MTEGSLLTIGEVARRAGVRTSTLRYYDDEGLVVPTARVGGRRRYGPVAVEQLATIRFCRALGFTLDEIRVILAAPRGKAQKARWRGVVDAKIAELDAVAARAAAMAAVLRVSRDCDCIDVSECASRAAEWGGGWTGSGLTGGCGRPASSRRAAWPTTRSSVGTCA
- a CDS encoding HoxN/HupN/NixA family nickel/cobalt transporter; translated protein: MSPGRWTRSLTCAEWRRLGRFAAAIVLLHVAGWALFFHYAHRYAPLAGAGLTAYLFGLRHAFDADHIAAIDNTTRKMLAQGRRPMGIGFFFSLGHASLVFALVAALSLATRAADTRIPALQHYGGYVSAGVSGTFLWIIGVLNLVVLLDVLRIFREMRGGEYDRERLENRLLERGMMSRFFGRFFRLIDASWKMYPLGLLFGLGFDTATEVGLLALAAGVATDTVPLAGILSLPMLFAAGMGMMDTLDGAFMTGAYGWAFSNPVRKVYYNITVTSLSIVVALAIGTVELLQVLSARLALSGGFWDWLNGLDFETLGYFVVALFLVMWAGSVSIWKLRRIEDRWGG